Proteins encoded together in one Mastacembelus armatus chromosome 15, fMasArm1.2, whole genome shotgun sequence window:
- the ppp4r3b gene encoding serine/threonine-protein phosphatase 4 regulatory subunit 3B has protein sequence MSDTRRRVKVYTLNEDRQWDDRGTGHVSSTFVERLKGISLLVRAESDGSLLLESKISPNTAYQKQQDTLIVWSEADNYDLALSFQEKAGCDEIWEKICQVQGKDPSLDITQDPIDESEEERFEEIPETSHLVELPPCELSRLEEIADLVTAVLSSPIRREKLALALMSEGYIKKLLGLFRVCEDLDNREGLHHLYEIVRGVLFLNKAALFEVMFSDDCIMDVVGCLEYDPALVQPKRHREFLTKTAKFKEVIPITDSELRQKIHQTYRVQYIQDIILPTPSVFEDNFLSTLNSFIFFNKVEIVSMLQEDEKFLTEVFAQLTDEATEDSKRRELVNFVKEFCAFSQTLQPQNRDAFFKTLANLGILPALEIVMGMDDLQVRAAATDIFSYLVEFSPSMVREFVMQEPQQTDDDVLLINVVIKQMICDSDPELGGAVQLMGLLRTLIDPENMLASTNKTEKTEFLSFFYKYCMHVLTAPLLANTAHDKNSKDVPEGSNKINPVCPDNFQTAQLLALILELLTFCVEHHTYHIKTYIMNKDLLRRVLVLMNSKHTFLALCALRFMRRIIGLKDEYYNRYIIKGNLFEPVINALLDNGTRYNLLNSAIIELFEFIKVEDIKSLIAHIVDNFYNALESIEYVQTFKGLKGRYEQEKDRQSQRHSRYRRDARSLDEDEELWFNDDDDDDDGEAVEKRMEDDFSDSYGKYMEAKKGAASGANGANNNGKAAAIPPASPVVTPNNSSASVKTVGLPATPVVKTALVGLVDYPDDEDEEEEDEEEEQSPRKRPRLSS, from the exons ATGTCGGACACTCGGCGGCGAGTGAAAGTATATACGCTGAATGAAGATCGACAGTGGGACGATCGGGGTACTGGGCACGTTTCGTCTACCTTTGTTGAGCGACTGAAGGGAATCTCGTTATTAGTTCGGGCGGAATCAGACG GATCACTACTACTGGAGTCGAAGATAAGCCCAAATACTGCATATCAGAAACAACAG GACACACTGATTGTCTGGTCAGAAGCAGATAATTATGACCTTGCCCTGAGTTTCCAGGAAAAGGCTGGCTGTGATGAGATCTGGGAGAAGATTTGCCAG GTTCAAGGCAAGGACCCTTCCCTGGACATCACCCAGGACCCCATTGATGAGTCAGAGGAGGAGCGTTTTGAGGAGATTCCAGAGACTAGCCACCTGGTGGAACTCCCTCCTTGCGAGCTAAGCCGACTGGAGGAGATAGCTGACCTGGTTACTGCTGTCCTGTCTTCACCAATTCGGAGGGAAAAACTTGCCCTGGCACTGATGAGCGAGGGCTACATTAAGAAACTCCTGGGGCTCTTCAGAGTATGTGAGGACCTGGACAATAGGGAAGGCCTACATCACCTGTATGAGATTGTCCGAGGTGTCTTGTTCCTCAATAAAGCAGCCCTTTTTGAGGTGATGTTCTCTGACGACTGTATCATGGATGTGGTGGGCTGCCTTGAGTATGACCCGGCGTTAGTTCAGCCTAAACGGCATCGAGAATTCTTGACCAAGACAGCAAAGTTTAAGGAAGTGATACCTATTACGGACTCTGAACTGCGCCAGAAGATCCACCAGACCTACCGGGTGCAGTATATCCAGGACATCATCCTGCCCACACCTTCTGTCTTTGAGGATAACTTTCTGTCTACACTCAACTCCTTCATCTTCTTCAACAAGGTGGAGATTGTCAGTATGTTGCAG GAGGACGAGAAGTTCCTTACAGAGGTCTTTGCACAGCTCACGGATGAAGCCACGGAGGACAGTAAAAGGAGAGAGCTT GTGAACTTTGTCAAGGAATTCTGTGCTTTTTCACAAACGCTGCAACCACAAAACAGGGATGCTTTCTTCAAAACTCTGGCAAATCTAGGCATTTTACCTGCTCTTGAAATTGTCATG GGAATGGATGATTTGCAGGTGAGGGCGGCAGCTACAGACATCTTCTCTTACCTGGTGGAATTCAGTCCATCCATGGTCAGGGAGTTTGTTATGCAAGAACCACAGCAGACAGATGAC GATGTCCTGCTGATAAATGTAGTCATCAAGCAGATGATCTGTGACTCTGACCCAGAGTTAGGAGGGGCTGTGCAGCTCATGGGTCTGCTCAGGACACTCATTGACCCTGAGAACATGTTGGCTTCCACCAAT AAAACTGAGAAGACAGAATTTCTGAGTTTCTTCTACAAGTACTGCATGCATGTCCTGACTGCTCCTCTGCTGGCTAACACTGCACATGACAAAAACTCAAAAG ATGTGCCAGAGGGATCAAATAAAATCAACCCAGTCTGTCCAG aCAACTTCCAGACAGCTCAGCTGCTAGCACTGATCCTGGAGCTTCTGACCTTCTGTGTGGAGCATCACACCTATCACATCAAGACATATATCATGAACAAAGACCTGCTCAGGAGAGTGCTGGTGCTCATGAACTCTAAGCACACCTTCCTTGCTCTTT GTGCGCTACGTTTCATGCGCAGGATCATTGGTCTGAAGGATGAGTACTACAACCGCTACATTATCAAAGGGAACCTGTTTGAGCCTGTCATTAATGCCCTGCTGGACAACGGCACTCGATACAATCTTCTCAATTCGGCCATCATAGAACTCTTTGAATTTATTAAAGTG gAGGACATTAAATCTCTCATAGCTCACATTGTGGATAACTTCTACAACGCACTTGAATCTATTGAGTATGTCCAGACTTTTAAGGGCCTGAAAGGCCGGTACGAACAGGAGAAAGACCGACAGAGTCAGAGACACAGCAG ATATCGTAGAGATGCACGGTCGttggatgaggatgaggagttGTGGTTCAATGACGACGACGATGACGACGATGGAGAGGCTGTGGAGAAGAGAATGGAGGATGACTTCTCTGACAGCTACGGCAAGTACATGGAAGCCAAAAAAG GAGCTGCCAGTGGAGCTAATGGTGCCAACAACAATGGGAAGGCTGCTGCAATCCCGCCTGCCTCACCAGTTGTCACTCCAAACAACAGTTCAGCTTCTGTGAAAACAGTTGGCCTTCCTGCCACGCCCGTAGTCAAG ACTGCTCTGGTTGGTTTGGTGGACTACcctgatgatgaggatgaagaggaagaagatgaggaggaagagcagtCTCCAAGGAAGCGGCCCCGTCTGAGCTCTTAA